The following proteins come from a genomic window of Pseudomonas hygromyciniae:
- a CDS encoding dermonecrotic toxin domain-containing protein: protein MNSIYSQFSPNLFALHMAIQSAVVPEQKTAPEAAPSTPVSFTPNSEALQNPRWISQYAKWKKDSFGKTDQWKDANIAAHLKVFREHDKSVQSELGIKDYALTYHVETPEGRASTREQIRLHYEKKYGIDPDKTFLMTFAYNVRGHTPPYPGTVVSKISLTDAAIKNLQDTPGHPQLPKTSFNKHASNPPPIEIVDSLTIGSQRNSGRHGYLNNSKGLNTQQYEGIYVEPGAGKKIYDASNQSPISPKSFREYVWDTSFSKSHKANLDSFWNGYRDTYTTLSKMSFTSAAHKQFAEGSLTREGRDIALRATNISTDKPLDSLTAKDFQQAYAQDPNLDIKELAFEGRVASGIMSVTDKTTQKTLLYIPGNSSPIHEFANLTMMRKWLTEQMTDKAKRDQFAEHFKLSDRTDSVWESGIDVHLEKVGRFSSLHTDWPEDKPFGGKTIEGDPFQHIQSRVEAYTYNNTDAGYVSNDDVKKKNVLTELKSISGSLIVLAPVSLAFPPLGVALLLFDGGIAATEIGFGIDDHVKNRPGAADRITFGSLNAVEIVTNDLLGRTVTPFIKP, encoded by the coding sequence ATGAATTCCATTTATTCGCAATTCAGCCCCAATCTGTTTGCCCTGCACATGGCCATCCAAAGTGCCGTGGTGCCTGAGCAGAAAACCGCCCCCGAAGCAGCGCCTTCCACTCCAGTTTCTTTCACACCAAACAGCGAGGCCCTGCAGAATCCCAGGTGGATTTCCCAGTATGCAAAGTGGAAAAAAGATAGCTTTGGCAAGACCGATCAGTGGAAAGATGCAAATATTGCGGCGCACCTGAAAGTTTTTCGCGAGCATGATAAATCGGTGCAATCAGAACTCGGCATTAAAGACTACGCCCTTACCTACCATGTAGAGACGCCCGAGGGGCGTGCGAGTACGCGGGAACAGATAAGGCTTCATTACGAAAAGAAATATGGGATTGATCCCGACAAAACCTTCCTGATGACATTTGCCTACAATGTCAGAGGCCACACGCCCCCCTATCCTGGAACTGTAGTCAGCAAAATATCCCTGACCGATGCCGCTATAAAAAACCTACAAGACACCCCTGGCCATCCTCAATTGCCGAAGACCTCATTCAACAAACATGCCAGTAACCCACCGCCCATCGAAATCGTAGATAGCTTGACAATAGGCAGCCAACGCAACTCAGGACGTCATGGTTACCTCAATAATTCGAAGGGACTCAATACCCAGCAATATGAAGGGATTTATGTTGAGCCTGGCGCCGGAAAAAAAATCTACGATGCCTCCAATCAATCCCCTATCAGCCCCAAATCATTCCGTGAATACGTGTGGGATACCAGCTTCAGCAAATCCCACAAAGCCAATCTGGATAGCTTCTGGAACGGCTACAGAGATACGTACACCACCCTGTCCAAGATGTCTTTTACCAGCGCAGCGCACAAGCAATTTGCAGAGGGCTCGCTGACCCGGGAAGGTCGAGATATCGCGTTGCGTGCAACCAACATCAGCACAGATAAACCCCTCGACTCTTTGACGGCTAAAGACTTTCAGCAAGCCTATGCCCAAGATCCCAACCTGGACATAAAAGAGCTCGCTTTTGAAGGGCGCGTCGCTTCGGGCATCATGTCTGTGACAGATAAAACGACACAGAAAACGCTGCTCTATATTCCAGGCAACTCGTCTCCCATTCATGAATTCGCCAACCTTACAATGATGCGCAAATGGTTGACCGAGCAAATGACGGACAAGGCAAAACGCGATCAGTTTGCTGAACACTTCAAACTCAGCGATCGCACGGACAGTGTGTGGGAATCCGGAATTGACGTGCACCTTGAAAAGGTCGGTCGGTTTTCAAGCCTGCATACCGACTGGCCCGAAGACAAACCCTTTGGCGGTAAAACCATCGAGGGCGATCCATTCCAACATATACAGAGCCGTGTTGAGGCCTATACCTATAACAACACGGATGCGGGATACGTCAGCAACGACGACGTGAAGAAAAAAAATGTACTGACAGAGCTCAAGAGTATTAGCGGCTCCCTTATTGTACTTGCCCCGGTGTCATTGGCTTTTCCACCCTTGGGGGTAGCCCTCTTACTGTTTGATGGGGGCATAGCCGCGACAGAGATAGGCTTTGGTATTGATGACCACGTCAAAAACCGACCTGGCGCGGCTGACCGTATTACCTTTGGGTCCTTGAACGCAGTGGAGATAGTGACCAACGACTTGCTCGGAAGAACGGTGACGCCCTTTATAAAACCCTAG
- a CDS encoding NAD-glutamate dehydrogenase — translation MAFFTAASKADFQHQLQAALAQHISEQALPQVALFAEQFFGIISLDELTQRRLSDLAGCTLSAWRLLERFDHTQPQVRVYNPDYERHGWQSTHTAVEVLHHDLPFLVDSVRTELNRRGYSIHTLQTTVLSVRRGKKGELLEILPKGTQGEDVLQESLMYLEIDRCANAAELNVLSKELEQVLGEVRVAVADFEPMKAKVQDLLAGIDASQFAIDGEEKAEIKNFLEWLVGNHFTFLGYEEFVVRDGADGGHIEYDAQSFLGLTKLLRAGLTAEDLRIEDYAVAYLREPSVLSFAKAAHPSRVHRPAYPDYVSIREISADGKVIKEHRFMGLYTSSVYGESVRVIPYIRRKVAEIERRSGFQAKAHLGKELAQVVEVLPRDDLFQTPVDELFNTVMSIVQIQERNKIRVFLRKDPYGRFCYCLAYVPRDIYSTEVRQKIQQVLMDRLKASDCEFWTFFSESVLARVQLILRVDPKNRLDIDPVQLEKEVVQACRSWQDDYASLVVESFGEAHGTNVLADFPKGFPAGYRERFAAHSAVVDMQHLLNLTEAKPLVMSFYQPLGHVTGQQELHCKLYHADTPLALSDVLPILENLGLRVLGEFPYRLRHANGREFWIHDFAFTAAEGLNLDIQQLNDTLQDAFVHIVNGDAENDAFNRLVLTAGLPWRDVALLRAYARYLKQIRLGFDLGYIASTLNNHTDIARELTRLFKTRFYLARKLTADDLEDKQQRLEQAILSALDDVQVLNEDRILRRYLDLIKATLRTNFYQTDANGQNKSYFSFKFNPHAIPELPKPVPKFEIFVYSPRVEGVHLRFGNVARGGLRWSDREEDFRTEVLGLVKAQQVKNSVIVPVGAKGGFLPRRLPLGGSRDEIAAEGIACYRIFISGLLDITDNLKDGALVPPLNVVRHDNDDPYLVVAADKGTATFSDIANGIAIDYGFWLGDAFASGGSAGYDHKKMGITAKGAWVGVQRHFRERGINVQQDSITVVGVGDMAGDVFGNGLLMSDKLQLVAAFNHLHIFIDPNPNPATSFVERQRMFELPRSAWSDYDTSIMSEGGGIFSRSAKSIAISPQMKERFDIQADKLTPTELLNALLKAPVDLLWNGGIGTYVKASTESHADVGDKANDALRVNGNELRCKVVGEGGNLGMTQLGRVEFGLNGGGSNTDFIDNAGGVDCSDHEVNIKILLNEVVQAGDMTDKQRNQLLASMTDEVGSLVLGNNYKQTQALSLAARKAYERAAEYKRLMSDLEGRGKLDRAIEYLPTEEQLVERAATGKGLTRPELSVLISYSKIDLKEALLKSLVPDDDYLTRDMETAFPPSLVAKFSEAMRRHRLKREIVSTQIANDLVNHMGITFVQRLKESTGMSPANVAGAYVIVRDIFHLPHWFRQIEALDHQVSAEVQLALMDELMRLGRRATRWFLRSRRNEQDAARDVAHFGPHLAALGLKLDELLEGPTREGWQNRYQAYVEAGVPELLARMVAGTTHLYTLLPIIEAADVTGQSAADVAKAYFAVGSALDLPWYLQQISDLPVGNNWQAQAREAFRDDVDWQQRAITIKVLQMADAPEDMEARVALWLEQNASMVERWRAMMVEIRAAVGTDYAMYAVANRELLDLAMSGQAVL, via the coding sequence ATGGCGTTCTTCACCGCAGCCAGCAAAGCCGACTTCCAGCATCAACTGCAAGCGGCACTGGCGCAGCACATCAGTGAACAGGCACTGCCACAAGTGGCGCTGTTCGCTGAACAATTCTTCGGCATCATTTCCCTGGACGAACTGACACAGCGTCGCCTTTCCGACCTGGCCGGTTGCACCCTGTCTGCCTGGCGCCTGCTTGAGCGCTTTGATCACACCCAACCGCAAGTGCGGGTCTACAACCCCGATTACGAACGTCATGGCTGGCAGTCGACCCATACTGCGGTCGAAGTGCTGCACCATGACCTGCCATTTCTGGTGGACTCGGTACGCACCGAGCTGAACCGCCGTGGCTACAGCATCCACACTCTGCAAACCACCGTACTCAGTGTGCGCCGTGGCAAAAAGGGCGAGTTGCTGGAAATCCTGCCAAAAGGCACCCAGGGCGAAGACGTCCTGCAAGAATCGTTGATGTACCTGGAAATCGACCGCTGCGCCAATGCCGCCGAATTGAACGTGCTGAGCAAAGAGCTTGAGCAGGTGTTGGGTGAAGTGCGCGTGGCCGTGGCCGACTTCGAACCGATGAAAGCCAAGGTCCAAGACCTGCTGGCCGGTATCGACGCCAGCCAGTTCGCTATCGACGGCGAAGAAAAAGCCGAGATCAAGAACTTTCTGGAGTGGCTGGTGGGCAACCACTTCACCTTCCTCGGCTACGAAGAGTTCGTGGTACGTGACGGGGCGGATGGCGGTCATATTGAATATGACGCCCAATCCTTCCTCGGCCTGACCAAGTTGCTGCGTGCCGGCCTCACCGCCGAAGACCTGCGCATCGAAGACTATGCCGTGGCCTACCTGCGTGAACCGAGCGTGCTCTCGTTCGCCAAGGCTGCGCACCCAAGCCGTGTGCACCGTCCGGCGTATCCGGACTACGTGTCGATCCGCGAGATCAGTGCCGACGGCAAGGTCATCAAGGAACACCGCTTCATGGGCCTGTACACCTCGTCGGTGTATGGCGAAAGCGTACGGGTGATCCCTTATATCCGCCGCAAGGTCGCGGAAATCGAACGCCGCTCGGGCTTCCAGGCCAAGGCTCACCTGGGCAAAGAGTTGGCTCAGGTGGTTGAGGTATTGCCCCGTGATGACCTGTTCCAGACCCCGGTCGACGAGCTGTTCAACACCGTGATGTCCATCGTGCAGATCCAGGAACGCAACAAGATCCGTGTGTTCCTGCGCAAAGACCCGTACGGTCGCTTCTGCTACTGCCTGGCCTACGTGCCGCGTGATATCTACTCCACCGAAGTACGCCAGAAGATCCAGCAAGTGCTGATGGATCGCCTGAAGGCTTCGGACTGTGAGTTCTGGACGTTCTTCTCCGAATCCGTGCTGGCTCGTGTACAGCTGATTCTGCGGGTTGACCCGAAGAACCGCCTGGATATCGACCCGGTTCAACTGGAAAAAGAAGTGGTGCAGGCCTGCCGCAGTTGGCAGGACGATTACGCCAGCCTTGTGGTCGAGAGCTTCGGCGAGGCCCACGGCACCAACGTGCTGGCGGATTTCCCCAAAGGCTTCCCCGCAGGCTACCGCGAGCGCTTTGCTGCGCATTCGGCCGTGGTCGACATGCAACACCTGCTCAACCTGACCGAAGCCAAGCCGCTGGTGATGAGCTTCTATCAGCCCCTGGGCCACGTGACCGGCCAGCAGGAATTGCATTGCAAGCTGTATCACGCCGACACCCCACTGGCGTTGTCCGACGTGCTGCCGATCCTGGAAAACCTTGGCCTGCGCGTGCTCGGTGAGTTCCCGTATCGTCTGCGCCACGCCAATGGCCGCGAGTTCTGGATCCACGACTTTGCGTTCACCGCCGCCGAAGGCCTGAACCTCGATATCCAGCAACTCAACGACACCCTGCAGGACGCGTTCGTGCATATCGTCAACGGCGACGCCGAGAACGATGCGTTCAACCGCCTGGTGCTGACCGCCGGCCTGCCATGGCGTGACGTGGCGCTGCTGCGTGCCTATGCCCGTTATCTGAAGCAGATCCGCCTGGGCTTTGACCTCGGCTATATCGCCAGTACGTTGAACAACCACACCGACATCGCCCGCGAGTTGACCCGGTTGTTCAAGACCCGCTTCTACCTGGCGCGCAAGCTCACCGCCGATGACCTGGAAGACAAGCAGCAACGCCTGGAACAAGCGATCCTCAGCGCCCTGGACGATGTGCAGGTGCTCAACGAAGACCGCATCCTGCGGCGCTACCTGGACCTGATCAAGGCCACCCTGCGCACCAACTTCTATCAGACTGATGCCAACGGCCAGAACAAATCGTACTTCAGCTTCAAGTTCAACCCCCACGCGATTCCCGAGCTGCCCAAGCCGGTACCGAAGTTTGAAATCTTCGTCTATTCGCCGCGCGTCGAAGGCGTGCACCTGCGCTTTGGCAACGTCGCTCGTGGCGGCCTGCGCTGGTCCGACCGTGAAGAAGACTTCCGCACCGAAGTGCTGGGCCTGGTAAAAGCCCAGCAGGTGAAGAACTCGGTGATCGTGCCGGTCGGCGCCAAGGGCGGCTTCCTGCCGCGTCGCCTGCCATTGGGCGGCAGCCGGGACGAGATCGCGGCCGAAGGCATCGCCTGCTACCGCATCTTCATTTCCGGCCTGTTGGACATTACCGACAACCTGAAAGACGGCGCTCTGGTGCCTCCGTTGAACGTGGTGCGCCACGACAACGATGACCCGTACCTGGTAGTGGCGGCCGACAAAGGCACCGCGACTTTCTCCGATATCGCCAACGGCATCGCCATCGACTACGGCTTCTGGCTGGGCGACGCGTTTGCTTCCGGTGGATCGGCCGGTTACGACCACAAGAAAATGGGCATCACCGCCAAGGGCGCGTGGGTGGGTGTGCAGCGTCACTTCCGTGAGCGCGGCATCAACGTGCAGCAAGACAGCATCACGGTGGTGGGCGTCGGCGATATGGCCGGTGACGTGTTCGGCAACGGCTTGTTGATGTCCGACAAGCTGCAACTGGTCGCGGCCTTCAACCACTTGCATATCTTCATCGATCCAAACCCGAACCCGGCCACCAGCTTCGTCGAGCGCCAGCGCATGTTCGAGCTGCCGCGTTCGGCCTGGAGCGACTACGACACCAGCATCATGTCCGAAGGCGGCGGGATCTTCTCGCGCAGCGCCAAAAGCATTGCCATCTCGCCACAGATGAAAGAGCGCTTCGACATCCAGGCCGACAAGCTGACCCCGACCGAACTGCTGAACGCCTTGCTCAAGGCGCCGGTGGACCTGTTGTGGAACGGCGGTATCGGCACCTACGTCAAGGCCAGCACCGAAAGCCATGCCGACGTGGGCGACAAAGCCAACGACGCGCTGCGCGTCAACGGCAACGAGCTGCGCTGCAAGGTCGTGGGCGAGGGCGGTAACCTGGGCATGACCCAACTGGGTCGTGTGGAATTCGGCCTCAATGGCGGCGGCTCCAACACCGACTTTATCGACAACGCCGGTGGTGTGGACTGCTCCGACCACGAAGTGAACATCAAGATCCTGCTCAACGAAGTGGTGCAGGCTGGCGACATGACCGACAAGCAGCGCAACCAGTTGCTGGCGAGCATGACCGACGAAGTCGGCAGCCTGGTGTTGGGCAACAACTACAAGCAGACCCAGGCCCTGTCCCTGGCCGCACGCAAAGCCTACGAGCGTGCTGCCGAGTACAAGCGCCTGATGAGCGACCTGGAAGGCCGTGGCAAGCTGGACCGCGCCATCGAGTACCTGCCGACCGAAGAGCAGCTTGTCGAGCGCGCCGCGACCGGCAAGGGCCTGACCCGTCCAGAGCTGTCGGTGCTGATCTCGTACAGCAAGATCGACCTCAAGGAAGCCCTGCTCAAGTCCCTGGTCCCGGATGACGACTACCTGACCCGTGACATGGAGACCGCGTTCCCGCCGAGCCTGGTGGCCAAGTTCTCCGAGGCCATGCGTCGCCATCGCCTCAAGCGCGAGATCGTCAGCACCCAGATCGCCAACGACCTGGTCAACCACATGGGCATCACTTTCGTGCAACGACTCAAAGAGTCGACCGGCATGAGCCCGGCCAACGTGGCCGGCGCCTATGTGATCGTGCGTGACATCTTCCACCTCCCGCATTGGTTCCGTCAGATCGAAGCCCTGGACCACCAGGTTTCTGCTGAAGTGCAATTGGCGCTGATGGATGAGCTGATGCGCCTGGGGCGCCGTGCCACGCGCTGGTTCCTGCGCAGCCGTCGCAACGAGCAGGATGCGGCGCGTGATGTGGCGCACTTCGGTCCGCACCTGGCAGCGTTGGGCCTCAAGCTCGACGAACTGCTGGAAGGCCCGACCCGCGAAGGCTGGCAGAACCGTTACCAGGCTTATGTTGAAGCCGGCGTTCCGGAGTTGTTGGCGCGTATGGTTGCGGGTACCACGCACCTGTACACCCTGCTGCCGATCATCGAAGCCGCCGACGTGACCGGCCAGAGCGCCGCCGATGTGGCCAAGGCCTACTTCGCCGTGGGCAGCGCCCTGGACCTGCCGTGGTACCTGCAGCAGATCAGCGATCTGCCGGTGGGCAACAACTGGCAGGCCCAGGCCCGCGAAGCCTTCCGCGATGACGTGGACTGGCAGCAACGGGCGATCACCATCAAGGTTCTGCAAATGGCCGATGCGCCAGAAGACATGGAAGCCCGCGTGGCCCTGTGGCTGGAGCAGAACGCGAGCATGGTCGAGCGCTGGCGCGCGATGATGGTGGAAATCCGTGCTGCGGTGGGTACGGACTACGCCATGTACGCAGTGGCCAACCGTGAACTACTGGACCTGGCAATGAGTGGTCAAGCGGTGCTGTAA
- a CDS encoding GntR family transcriptional regulator translates to MSAHALQRNIVVTAPPAMRLVPGKRPSVEDLYPRLFDAILEQRIVPTSRFTEEGLAQEFGVSRSVLRRVLARLAEQQVIILRPNLRAQVAAPDAEQVKHILEARRLMEVTVVQLACVQATPGQVRRLRELVARQRACVEQGQQGPAIRLFGEFHLSLAAIAGNRPLAQFLNSLVPLTSLIIARQGAFSGAWREQAEIVEAVERRDAGAAAGLMSRYLDHLESKLS, encoded by the coding sequence ATGAGTGCTCACGCCTTGCAACGCAACATCGTTGTTACCGCCCCGCCGGCCATGCGCCTGGTGCCCGGCAAGCGGCCGTCGGTGGAAGACCTCTACCCGCGCCTGTTCGATGCCATCCTGGAACAGCGCATCGTACCCACCAGCCGCTTTACCGAAGAAGGCCTGGCCCAGGAATTTGGTGTCAGCCGCAGCGTACTGCGCCGGGTCCTGGCACGCCTGGCCGAACAGCAAGTGATCATCCTGCGCCCCAACCTGCGTGCCCAAGTGGCGGCGCCAGATGCCGAGCAGGTGAAACATATTCTTGAGGCGCGGCGCTTGATGGAAGTGACCGTGGTGCAACTGGCGTGCGTACAGGCCACCCCTGGGCAGGTGCGGCGCCTACGCGAACTGGTGGCCCGCCAGCGGGCGTGCGTCGAACAAGGCCAGCAAGGCCCGGCCATCCGCCTGTTTGGGGAGTTTCACCTGTCGCTGGCAGCCATTGCGGGGAACCGACCGCTGGCGCAGTTCCTCAATAGCCTGGTGCCGTTGACCTCGCTGATCATTGCCCGGCAAGGGGCGTTCTCCGGCGCCTGGCGTGAGCAGGCAGAGATTGTCGAAGCGGTGGAGCGCAGGGATGCGGGCGCGGCCGCAGGATTGATGAGCCGGTATCTGGATCACCTGGAGTCGAAGCTCTCGTAA
- a CDS encoding FadR/GntR family transcriptional regulator, translating into MISTSTVVNSVVEKLRAALARGQWQRGEMLPGQRELAEQLGISRPSLREAVIVLETLGLVRSMPGKGVVVLETSVNDPQAHDAVADASLADILQLRYTLEPFIVGLVAQSITSKEIGQLRLTLMDMREALEANDSEAGMNAYIAFHEELFALTSNPIFQNVVQQTSNALKQSAQVLRNSPEHLAERLQENEAVVRAIRNKNSALASAEMRRHILNEGQRMGTALNIPDDHLGS; encoded by the coding sequence GTGATCAGCACTTCAACCGTCGTCAATTCAGTCGTAGAAAAACTGCGCGCCGCCCTGGCGCGAGGCCAATGGCAGCGCGGGGAGATGCTCCCCGGCCAGCGCGAACTGGCCGAACAACTGGGCATCAGCCGCCCCAGCCTGCGCGAAGCGGTGATCGTGCTGGAAACCCTCGGCCTGGTGCGCTCGATGCCCGGCAAAGGCGTGGTCGTGCTGGAAACCAGCGTCAACGATCCCCAAGCCCATGACGCGGTGGCCGATGCCAGCCTCGCCGACATCCTGCAACTGCGCTACACCCTGGAGCCGTTTATCGTCGGCCTGGTAGCCCAGTCCATCACCAGCAAGGAAATCGGGCAACTGCGCCTGACCTTGATGGACATGCGCGAAGCCCTGGAAGCCAACGACAGTGAAGCGGGGATGAACGCCTACATCGCTTTCCACGAAGAGTTGTTCGCCCTGACCTCCAACCCGATCTTCCAGAACGTGGTGCAACAAACCAGCAACGCCCTCAAGCAAAGCGCCCAGGTGTTGCGCAACTCGCCCGAACACCTGGCCGAACGCCTGCAGGAAAACGAAGCCGTGGTGCGCGCGATCCGCAACAAGAACAGCGCCCTGGCCAGCGCCGAAATGCGCCGCCACATCCTCAACGAGGGCCAGCGCATGGGCACGGCCCTGAACATTCCCGACGATCATCTCGGTAGCTGA
- a CDS encoding C4-dicarboxylate transporter DctA, whose protein sequence is MLRWCSRSIFLQVVIGLMLGIACGLALPEFSTQLKPLGDGFIKLIKMLIGLIVFCVVVSGISGAGDLKKVGRIGLKSVIYFEILTTIALVLGLVLAFSTGIGSGANIHLEQLSSAGLNELADRGQHIKGTSQFLMDLIPNSVIGAFADNNVLQVLLFSVLFGSALNLVGEAASGISRLINELSHVIFRIMGMIVRLAPIGVFGAIAFTTSTYGLDSLQHLGSLVGLFYLTCMAFVAIILGAVMRFSGLRMLPLLKYLREELLIVMGTASSDAVLPQIMRKLEHLGIGSSTVGLVIPTGYSFNLDGFSIYLTLAIVFIANATGTPLSMTDLLTILLVSLITSKGAHGIPGSALVILAATLTAIPAIPVVGLVLVLAVDWFMGIGRAMTNLIGNCVATVAIARWEKDIDIQRANKVLEGQQGYAFQAKKPVLPAHQEF, encoded by the coding sequence ATGCTCAGATGGTGCTCGCGTTCGATTTTCCTGCAAGTCGTCATAGGCCTGATGCTCGGCATCGCTTGCGGCTTGGCCCTTCCCGAATTCTCCACACAGCTCAAACCCCTGGGCGACGGCTTTATCAAGCTGATCAAGATGCTGATCGGCCTGATCGTGTTCTGCGTGGTGGTCAGCGGTATTTCCGGGGCCGGCGACTTGAAAAAAGTCGGGCGCATCGGCCTCAAGTCGGTGATCTACTTTGAAATCCTCACCACCATCGCCCTGGTGCTCGGTCTGGTGCTGGCCTTCAGTACCGGGATCGGCAGCGGCGCCAATATCCACCTGGAGCAATTGTCTTCGGCCGGCCTCAATGAACTGGCCGACCGTGGCCAGCATATCAAGGGCACCAGCCAGTTCTTGATGGACCTGATCCCCAATTCGGTGATCGGCGCCTTTGCCGACAACAACGTCTTGCAGGTGCTGTTGTTCTCGGTGCTGTTCGGCAGTGCGCTGAACCTGGTGGGTGAAGCAGCCTCGGGCATTTCGCGACTGATCAATGAGTTGAGCCATGTGATCTTCCGCATCATGGGCATGATCGTGCGCCTGGCGCCGATTGGTGTGTTCGGTGCCATCGCCTTTACCACCAGCACTTACGGCCTGGACTCGCTGCAACACCTGGGCAGCCTGGTGGGCTTGTTCTACCTCACGTGCATGGCCTTCGTCGCCATAATCCTCGGTGCCGTGATGCGGTTTTCGGGCCTGCGGATGTTGCCGCTGCTCAAATACCTGCGCGAAGAACTGCTGATCGTGATGGGCACCGCCTCGTCCGACGCCGTGTTGCCGCAGATCATGCGTAAACTGGAGCACCTGGGCATTGGCAGTTCCACCGTCGGCCTGGTGATCCCCACCGGTTACTCGTTCAACCTCGATGGTTTTTCGATCTACCTGACCCTGGCCATCGTGTTTATCGCCAACGCTACCGGTACGCCGTTGTCGATGACCGACCTGCTGACCATCCTGCTGGTATCGCTGATTACCTCCAAGGGCGCCCACGGCATACCGGGCTCGGCTCTGGTGATTCTGGCGGCGACCCTCACCGCAATCCCCGCCATCCCGGTAGTGGGCCTGGTGCTGGTATTGGCGGTGGATTGGTTTATGGGGATCGGCCGGGCGATGACCAACCTGATCGGCAACTGCGTGGCCACCGTGGCCATTGCCCGCTGGGAAAAGGACATTGATATCCAAAGGGCCAACAAGGTGCTGGAAGGGCAGCAAGGGTATGCATTCCAGGCCAAGAAGCCGGTGCTGCCGGCGCACCAGGAGTTCTGA
- a CDS encoding DNA-3-methyladenine glycosylase I codes for MDMPGLTTDETGQTRCTWRTAAAEYPDYHDHEWGVPVADDTALYEKICLEGFQAGMAWITILRKREHFRRAFEGFDFRRVAQYTEEDLQRLMADPGIVRNRAKILSTINNARRACELVDEYGSLAAWLWAFEPGADERPALVDMAYWTGNPTTPASVRLSKALKKRGWTFVGPTTMYAFMQAMGMVNDHLQGCACRQPIEDLRRQFKQARSPQGLYQARV; via the coding sequence ATGGATATGCCCGGACTGACAACCGACGAAACAGGCCAGACCCGTTGTACCTGGCGTACGGCCGCCGCTGAATACCCCGATTATCACGACCACGAATGGGGCGTCCCGGTTGCCGACGACACTGCGTTGTACGAGAAAATCTGCCTGGAAGGCTTCCAGGCCGGCATGGCGTGGATCACCATCCTGCGCAAGCGCGAGCACTTTCGCCGGGCATTCGAGGGCTTTGATTTTCGCCGGGTGGCGCAGTACACCGAGGAAGACCTCCAGCGCCTGATGGCCGACCCGGGCATCGTGCGCAATCGCGCCAAAATTCTCTCGACCATCAACAATGCGCGCCGCGCCTGTGAGTTGGTGGACGAGTACGGCTCGCTGGCTGCGTGGCTATGGGCTTTCGAACCTGGGGCCGACGAGCGTCCGGCGCTGGTGGATATGGCCTATTGGACGGGCAACCCCACGACGCCAGCTTCGGTGCGCTTGTCCAAGGCCTTGAAGAAACGCGGCTGGACATTCGTGGGGCCGACGACGATGTACGCGTTCATGCAGGCGATGGGGATGGTCAACGACCACCTGCAAGGCTGCGCCTGCCGGCAGCCGATCGAAGACCTGCGGCGCCAGTTCAAGCAAGCCCGCTCGCCACAGGGGCTCTATCAAGCCCGCGTCTAG
- a CDS encoding cupin domain-containing protein encodes MKILLGTTLLLASLSAFAHGPVYNQEAIKVLQEHALSNVPGKKTTMLTVDYAPGQATVPHSHTGTAVAYVLEGEITSRVNDEPAITYKAGQSFYEPTGSRHFESSNASQTQPARLLVVMVMDDKADVLTPLPAQN; translated from the coding sequence ATGAAAATACTCCTCGGCACTACCCTCCTGCTGGCTTCGCTAAGCGCCTTTGCCCATGGGCCGGTCTACAACCAGGAAGCGATCAAGGTCCTGCAAGAGCATGCCTTGAGCAACGTGCCTGGTAAGAAAACCACCATGCTCACCGTGGACTACGCACCGGGCCAGGCCACCGTACCCCATAGCCATACCGGCACGGCGGTGGCTTATGTGCTGGAAGGTGAAATCACCTCGCGGGTCAACGATGAACCGGCCATTACCTACAAAGCCGGGCAATCATTCTACGAACCGACCGGCTCGCGCCACTTCGAATCCAGCAATGCCAGCCAGACCCAGCCGGCCAGGTTACTGGTGGTGATGGTTATGGATGACAAGGCTGATGTGCTTACGCCCCTGCCAGCGCAGAACTGA
- a CDS encoding carboxymuconolactone decarboxylase family protein yields the protein MPPRLDYYTASPQALKGMMVLEATLFELSIDRPLLDLIRIRVSQLNHCGFCSDMHAMAALARGESTRRLLALCVWRDSPLFSRREKLALEWSEATALLACAGVPDALFAAVRAEFGEQALVDLTMAVTTISGWNRLAVAFGQLPPE from the coding sequence ATGCCACCGCGTCTGGACTACTACACGGCTTCGCCCCAAGCGCTTAAAGGCATGATGGTGCTCGAAGCGACGCTGTTTGAGCTGTCCATCGACAGGCCTTTGCTGGACCTGATCAGGATTCGCGTCTCGCAACTGAACCACTGTGGTTTTTGCAGTGACATGCACGCCATGGCGGCGTTGGCGCGGGGCGAGAGCACGCGGCGCTTGTTGGCGTTGTGTGTGTGGCGCGATTCGCCGTTGTTCAGCCGCCGCGAAAAACTTGCCCTGGAATGGAGCGAGGCCACGGCGCTGCTGGCGTGCGCGGGCGTGCCGGACGCGCTGTTCGCCGCCGTCCGCGCCGAGTTCGGCGAGCAGGCCCTGGTGGACCTGACCATGGCGGTTACGACCATCAGCGGCTGGAATCGCTTGGCCGTCGCCTTTGGCCAGTTGCCGCCAGAATAA